TCTCGCGCACGGCCCAAGCACTCGGGAACGGTCCGAAATACTGACCACGACGATCCACCGAGCCACGGTAATACGCCATGCGCGGGTACTTGTGCTGCGTGAGCTTGAGGAACGGGTAGGACTTGTCGTCCCGAAACAGGATGTTGTAGCGCGGATGCAGCGCCTTGATCAGATTGTTTTCAAGGAGCAGCGCTTCCGTCTCCGAGCGCGTGACCGTCGTTTCCAGCTTCGCAATGCGCGCGACCATCAACGCAATACGCGGCGACAACTGCGTCTTGTTGAAGTAACTCGATACGCGCTTCTTCAGATTGCGCGCCTTGCCCACGTAAAGAACGTTGCCCGCCGCATCGTAGTAGCGATAGACGCCCGGCAGATTCGGCAACTGCGCGAGCGCTTTGCGCGCATCGAACAACGGCGCGTCGTTGGCGTCGCTGGCGTCATCCGCTGGCATCTGCGGCCCGTCGTTACCGTTGCGGCGCTCGCGCTTCGGCTTTCCGGCGTCGGTGGCTTTGGATTTGCGGGACTTACGCGGTGGCGTGACGTCGTGGGCGTCTTCGGTCATGAACTCTGGCGATCTGAGCGTCCCTTGTGTGCCTCGACTGATACAAGGAGGGACTAAAATTAGAAGTTTAGACCAATCCGCGTTACGGCTTCTCAATGCCCCTGTCCACCGCATCCGCACCGGCGTCCCCACCGGCCCCCTCGCCCGCCACCACGAGCGCCAGCCACCTTCCGCCGGTGCCGCGCTGCGACCTTTTCTGCACCGTTGTCGACAATTTCGGCGACATCGGCGTGTGCTGGCGACTGGCCCGCCAACTCGTTCGGGAGCACGGATGGTCGGTGCGGCTCTGGGTCGACGATCTCGCGAGCTTCCGATATCTGCGCCCGGATATCGAGCCAACGCAGGCTCGGCAGCGCTGCGACGGCGTCGACGTGCGGCACTGGGACGCCGACTTCGGCCCGATCACGCATGACAACGCGCCGGGCGACATCGTGATCGAGGGGTTCGCCTGCCATCTCCCGGACACATACATCCAGGCCATGCACGAGCGTCAAGGGGCGGGCAACGCGCCGACCTGGGTCAATCTGGAATATCTGAGTGCAGAAAATTGGGTTGAAGACGTCCACCTGCAGAAGTCGATCCATCCGCAGTTGGGACTTCTCAAGACCTTTTTCCTGCCAGGGTTCACGCATCGCACCGGCGGACTGATTCGCGAACGGGAGCTGTTTTCCCGGCGCGACGCCTTCCTTGCGTCTTCCGAGCTGCGCGACGCCTGGTGGAAACGAACGCTAGGCTTGGCTGCGGCGCCGCAAGATGTGCTGATTGTGTCGCTGTTTGCGTATGAGAATGTCGCACTGCCGGCGTTACTTGCCCAATGGGCGGCAAGCGACACGCCCGTGGTCTGCCTCGTTCCCCAAGGTCGAATTGCCCCGGCTGTCGGCGAATGGCTCGGACGTGAGACGCTCGCGCCGCGCGAATCGGGGACACGCGGCGCGCTGACGGCTTACGGCCTGCCGTTCGTGCCGCAACACGAGTTCGATAACCTGCTCTGGGCATGCGATCTGAATTTCGTGCGAGGGGAAGACTCTTTCGTGCGCGCGCAATGGGCGGCGAAGCCGTTCGTCTGGCATATCTATGCGCAGGAGGATAATGCACATCACGAAAAGCTCGACGCGTTTCTCGACCTGTATCTGGACGATCTGCCCGCAGGCTCCCCAGCATTGGGACACACCGCGCGCGAGGCGCTGCGCACGTTCTGGCACCTCTGGAACGGATATGCGAGCACGCCGCCGGATTGGGCCGCTCTGGCGTTGGCATTGCCCAAGCTAAAGCCTCATGCGCAGGCCTGGGCCAGCGCGCAGGCAACACTCCCTGACCTTGCTCGGCAACTGGCAAGCTTCGCCGAAAATCAGGTAAAATAGCTGGTTTTTCAACGCTTTGCTGCTGAGCCTGCTGCCCAATTCTCTTCGAACGGACGCGGGAATCAAGCGGCGAATGAGCGCGTGGAAGCGCTCAACAAGCGGCAAATCGCTTATTTCGTCACAGGATCTCGTTTTTTTATGAAAACCGCTCAAGAACTCCGCGTCGGCAACGTCGTTATGATCGCCGGCGAGCCGAACGTTGTGTTGAAGGCCGAATACAGCAAGTCGGGCCGCAACGCCAGCGTCGTGAAGATGAAGCTCAAGAAGCTTTTGGGTACGGGCAACTCCGAAAACGTCTACAAGGCCGACGACAAGTTCGAAGACATCGTCCTTGATCGCAAGGAAGTGACGTACTCGTACTTTGCCGATCCGATGTACGTCTTCATGGACGCGGACTACAACCAGTACGAAGTCGAAGCCGAAAACATGGGCGACGCGATCAAGTACCTGGAAGACGGCATGCCCTGCGAAGTCGTTTTCTTCCAGGAAAAAGCGATCTCGGTGCAGTTGCCGACGACGCTCGTTCGCACCGTCGAATACGCTGAGCCGGCAGTCAAGGGCGACACTTCGTCTGGCCGTGTGCTGAAGAACGCCAAGATCAACGACCTGCTGGAAGTTCAGGTTCCGCTGTTCGTGAACACCGGCGACAAGATCGAAATCGACACGCGTACCGACGAATACAAGAGCCGCGCCTAAGCGCTGGCTTGCGACCGCAGCGCTCTGGGGCGGTGCGGTTCGTCGGGTAACAAAAAAGCGCTCGTCCCTTCGGGGTCGAGCGCTTTTTGTTTGGGGCGATGGTTTGCGCTGCGCGTCACCGATCGATCACCTCTGGGGTTGAAACAACCCACACACAGGACCCGAGGGTTGCGCCCAGTCCGTTCGTCTTAACCGCCGAACGTCTCCGCGATCAGACGCTTCGCCGCCTGATACTCCGGCTGCGCCAGCATCTTCTCCCAGCCGTGCACCTTGCCACGACCCGGCAAATGCTTGATGCGACGCTGCGAGACGGTGTCGGTCACCGGCTTCATTTCGCGCAGCAGTCGGTCCGCCTTTTCCGGACTGTTGCAGATGAGCACCATGTCGCAGCCAGCGTCCAGCGCCGCATGCGCGGCCGTCACAACGTCGCCCGCCGCGCTCGCGCCCTGCATCGACAGATCGTCGCTGAAGATCACGCCGTCGAAACGATACTTGCCGCGCAGAATCTCCTTGAGCCACTTGGCCGAGAAGCCTGCCGGGTTCGGGTCGACCTGCGGATAGATCACGTGCGCCGGCATGACCGCTGCGAGCGACATGCCAAGCCAGTCGTACGGTTGCGCATCGATCGACAGAATCTCGTCGAGCGAACGCTCGTCCACGGGAATCTCGTGATGCGAGTCCGCCGCCACAAAGCCATGCCCCGGGAAGTGCTTGCCGCAGTTCGCCATCCCTGCGAGCAACAGGCCGTGGTTGAGGCTCTTGGCGAGCATCGCCACCACGCGCGGGTCCGCGTCGAACGCACGGTCGCCGATCACGGCAGACGTTCCGTAGTCCAGATCCAGCACCGGCGTGAAGCTCAGGTCGATGTCGCAGGCACGTAGTTCCGACGCAAGCACATAGCCAACGGCCGTCGTGACGCGCGTTGCCTCGAATACGTCCTCATGCCAGAGCTTACCCAGCTTGCCCATCGCGGGCAGATGGGTGAACCCGTCGGTGCGAAAGCGTTGCACGCGCCCGCCTTCATGATCGACGGCGATCAGAATGTCGTCGCGCACGTCGCGAATCTGCTTCGTGAGCGAGCACAGTTGCGCGCGATCGTCGAAGTTGCGGGCGAACAGAATGACACCCCCGGTCAACGGGTGATCGATGCGACGGATATCGTCTTCGCTGAGGGTCAGCCCGACAACGTCCAGCATCACCGGGCCCGGCCTGCGCTTCGTCATTGCGTTTTCTCCGATGCAATATTGCCAATGTTGCCTAAATTACGTGACGCGATTGCAAAGGCAACCGCGTATTCCTTTTCGTCCGTGATCGAAATCTCGATCGACAATTGCCGCTCGGCAAGCCACTGCACCAACTCACCCGACGCGACCACCACCGGCTTGCCCGAGGGCGCGTTCAGCGTCTGCACGGCACGCCATGTCATCGGCC
The Pandoraea oxalativorans genome window above contains:
- the earP gene encoding elongation factor P maturation arginine rhamnosyltransferase EarP; amino-acid sequence: MPLSTASAPASPPAPSPATTSASHLPPVPRCDLFCTVVDNFGDIGVCWRLARQLVREHGWSVRLWVDDLASFRYLRPDIEPTQARQRCDGVDVRHWDADFGPITHDNAPGDIVIEGFACHLPDTYIQAMHERQGAGNAPTWVNLEYLSAENWVEDVHLQKSIHPQLGLLKTFFLPGFTHRTGGLIRERELFSRRDAFLASSELRDAWWKRTLGLAAAPQDVLIVSLFAYENVALPALLAQWAASDTPVVCLVPQGRIAPAVGEWLGRETLAPRESGTRGALTAYGLPFVPQHEFDNLLWACDLNFVRGEDSFVRAQWAAKPFVWHIYAQEDNAHHEKLDAFLDLYLDDLPAGSPALGHTAREALRTFWHLWNGYASTPPDWAALALALPKLKPHAQAWASAQATLPDLARQLASFAENQVK
- the efp gene encoding elongation factor P — translated: MKTAQELRVGNVVMIAGEPNVVLKAEYSKSGRNASVVKMKLKKLLGTGNSENVYKADDKFEDIVLDRKEVTYSYFADPMYVFMDADYNQYEVEAENMGDAIKYLEDGMPCEVVFFQEKAISVQLPTTLVRTVEYAEPAVKGDTSSGRVLKNAKINDLLEVQVPLFVNTGDKIEIDTRTDEYKSRA
- the nagZ gene encoding beta-N-acetylhexosaminidase, which codes for MTKRRPGPVMLDVVGLTLSEDDIRRIDHPLTGGVILFARNFDDRAQLCSLTKQIRDVRDDILIAVDHEGGRVQRFRTDGFTHLPAMGKLGKLWHEDVFEATRVTTAVGYVLASELRACDIDLSFTPVLDLDYGTSAVIGDRAFDADPRVVAMLAKSLNHGLLLAGMANCGKHFPGHGFVAADSHHEIPVDERSLDEILSIDAQPYDWLGMSLAAVMPAHVIYPQVDPNPAGFSAKWLKEILRGKYRFDGVIFSDDLSMQGASAAGDVVTAAHAALDAGCDMVLICNSPEKADRLLREMKPVTDTVSQRRIKHLPGRGKVHGWEKMLAQPEYQAAKRLIAETFGG
- the acpS gene encoding holo-ACP synthase, whose translation is MTRTKGRFAERVLGPEELKVYCARQKRSEVRGLAYLCTRFAAKEAVSKAIGLGMRWPMTWRAVQTLNAPSGKPVVVASGELVQWLAERQLSIEISITDEKEYAVAFAIASRNLGNIGNIASEKTQ